The following DNA comes from Leptospira neocaledonica.
GAGCTGAGAAAGCAAGCTTAGAAGGAAAGTTTTCCGACGAAATGATAGAGATTCAGTCTGGAGGGAAAAAACCGATTCTTATAAATCGAGACGAACAGATCCGAGGTGAAGAATGTGTAGTCCAATTAAAAAATCTACCGACTGCATTTTTAAAAGAAGGAACTGTCACAGCCGGAAATGCCTCCGGGATCAATGATGGAGCTGCCTCCGTTTTACTCGCCTCCGAAGATTGGACAAAAGAAAACGGAACAAAACCTTTGGCATCCATATTAGGTTATGCGAACATGGGTTGTGATCCAAAAATGATGGGGCTCGGTCCAGTGTTTGCAGTTCCAAAAGCTCTCCAAAATACAGGGCTTACTTTAAAGGACATTGATCTATTCGAGATCAACGAAGCATACGCCTCTCAAACCTTGGCTGTGATTCGAGAATTGGGATTAGATCCGGAAAAAACAAATGTAAACGGAGGAGCAATCGCAATAGGCCATCCACTCGGAGCAAGCGGCACCAGAGTAACATTGGCACTCGCTTACGAACTCAAACGTAGAAATTTAAGATATGGAGTTGCCTCTCTTTGTATAGGAGGAGGACAAGGAATCGCAATCGCATTAGAAAATTATAATTTTATAAAATAATTTTCGATCTACAAAAGAGAGATAGTGGCGAAAATACTGCGAAGCGGGTTCGCCCTAACTCTTTTAAGGGAAAAAGAGGGCTCGCCTATTGTTAGAATCCATTACCCAAAGGCCGCAAGGAGCGGCTGCCACGGAAACAACGCCTCCAGCATTTTCTGCAGTAGCGGCTGAGTTAAAGCCAGCATTAAAATCCGGTTTACCTAATACTGCATCTGCTCCTTTCCCAAGACTACTAAAGGGAGGAGAAAAACGGACGGCCCTTCCGTTACCGGTATCTGCTACCCAAACCGCTCCACTGGAATCGATACTAACTGCATTGGGACCAGCTAAGCCAAAACGACCTGACCCTGACCCTGAGGTACCAAAATTGGGTTGTCCAAGAACCATATTTGCTTGCATTCCAGTTGAAAAAGGAGGGCTAAATCGAAGAACCCTATTATTTCCGTACTCTGCAACCCAAAGATTTCCCGCTGGATCCACAGCAACCCCCGTAGGACGGTTTATCGTAGTATTAGATGGGGGCCCGCTTCCTGCCCCACTTAAACCCGATACGCCGAGTGCTTTGTCAGCTGGCATACTATTAGTAATAGGCGCTTGATAATGCATAACTCTGTTATTGAAATAATCCGCGACCCAAACCCCTCCGTCGGTGGGATCTACAGCAACTCCATATGGATTATTAAGCTGGTTGGGACCGCTAGCGGAACCCCCGGTCCCAAGCATCATATCAGGCGAATCTCCCGAAATCATTCCGGGAGCATAATGGACAACCTTGTTACCAGTCCCAGTAGTTCCAGCAACCACCCAAAGCCCACCGCTTAGATCCATGGCGATTAATCTTGCCTCCAGTGGGTTAGCAGTAAGTATAATGTCTGCGTCTGCATTCGTCTGTATAGGCGAAGGAAAATGCAGAATTCTAGAATCGGCAGGACTGTTATAAGCATCCGCAATCCAGAGCCCCCCTTGACTGTCCATTACGGCTCCAGCAACACCTCGAAATTGATTTGGGGCTGTCCCAAAAGAACTGTTGTCCGTAAAATCGGCTTGGCCTAGAACTATGGTTGCCGCCTCTCCATTTTTAAAAACATTGCAGGAATTTTCTACAGCTCCACCCCCACAGGTTGAGCTCGTATCGTTTACAAGGAATTTTAAAAGTTGAGTGTTTAAAAACGTATCACTTGAGGGATCACAAGGGTTTTCAGTGGAAATGGCTCCGCAACTTATAAACAAAGTCGCACAGAAGGTATATAATAAATTATTAATATTTCGATTCAAGGGAAGAGATCCGGACATTCGATAGTTAATTTAGACGAATTGCTTTCGATTGCAAAGCAATTTATTTACTAAGTAAGCGAAACCCGGATCCCTCAAACGAGTAGTTTTAATCTTCTTTTTAGTTTCTCAATCTCTTCCGATTTTCTTTCTGCAGACCAATTCCATTCTTTGCCTGCAATCTCAGCCACTTTAGAAAGTACCTCGTCAGATGGAAGTCCAACAGTTCCCAGACCAGTTCGTCTCAAGAAAATATCTTGGAGGTTCATTGCCATTTCGAAACGAATTGTATATAGAACTTGAGCCGCTATTTCTCCATCTTCATTCAATACTTCTGATAATTGTTTAGAAAAATTTGTTAATTCCAAAATTGATTCATATTCGGTTCCATAGTGACGAACCAAATGTTCTATGGTATTTTTGGAAATATTAGGATGAGAAGTTTTAGCATTTTCTAAATAAGATTCGATATTTGGGATCTCGCATCCTTTTAAGAACTTCTTCTCGGAAACACTCGATCCTACTTTTTTATGCAATTTCTTTTGAATAAGTTTAAATATCTTCTCTGCGAAGTGACGGCTAGTAGTATATTTTCCACCACCAGCACTGATAAGGCCCTCTATTCCATCCTTAGAATGATCTTGTAATTCCGACTTTCTGGAAGCAGAATAAGTTTCCTTGTCCTCTCCCCCGGTTTCTGCAAGTGGCCTGAGTCCACCATAAGCAAACTCGATATCTTTTAATTCTAATTTTTCAGGAAGTAAACCAGAAGAATTGATATATTCTAAAAACTCCAAAATACTTTCTTTTGAAAGTTTCCAATCTTCTACAGAACCGTAATATGCTTTTTCGGTAGGCCCAATCATGTTTTTCCCTCTCCAAGGAGCAAAACTGAAATGTCCTTTTTTACCTACGTGAAGCACCATT
Coding sequences within:
- a CDS encoding glycerol-3-phosphate dehydrogenase/oxidase, whose translation is MSSQKLERFIENIGYEANFDVLIIGGGITGSALAYEVASRGLSVALVEKEDFGGATSSATGKLIHGGLRYLKRFDLSLVREALKERRILSNIAPNLVYPYPMILPNPGILERIGLFVYDLLSFDRNWTWDKSKKIPAHKNLSKNEIQRLGLKGMDSAIYFYDCIMPSPERLTLAFLKSAAQEGASVSNYTRAEELIFDGNRVTGAIVKDFIHNKNVKLKASVVVNASGPWSQDLLNGTKKIKVPVPKTRSEGIYLITKKYFDTMVLHVGKKGHFSFAPWRGKNMIGPTEKAYYGSVEDWKLSKESILEFLEYINSSGLLPEKLELKDIEFAYGGLRPLAETGGEDKETYSASRKSELQDHSKDGIEGLISAGGGKYTTSRHFAEKIFKLIQKKLHKKVGSSVSEKKFLKGCEIPNIESYLENAKTSHPNISKNTIEHLVRHYGTEYESILELTNFSKQLSEVLNEDGEIAAQVLYTIRFEMAMNLQDIFLRRTGLGTVGLPSDEVLSKVAEIAGKEWNWSAERKSEEIEKLKRRLKLLV
- a CDS encoding thiolase family protein; the protein is MVVIVDGARTPFGKFGGGLKDYSSSDLAVFTAKETIRKTGVDPSKIEESIYGNVIQDNKDSAYLARHIGLRSGLSNQSSALTVNRLCGSGLESILIGARKILSKENALVLAGGTESMSNAPFVLKGARWGNKYGDSIAEDRLAQSLTDCFVDLTMGMTAENISQHFKISRSEQDEWAGISQVRAEKASLEGKFSDEMIEIQSGGKKPILINRDEQIRGEECVVQLKNLPTAFLKEGTVTAGNASGINDGAASVLLASEDWTKENGTKPLASILGYANMGCDPKMMGLGPVFAVPKALQNTGLTLKDIDLFEINEAYASQTLAVIRELGLDPEKTNVNGGAIAIGHPLGASGTRVTLALAYELKRRNLRYGVASLCIGGGQGIAIALENYNFIK
- a CDS encoding NHL repeat-containing protein codes for the protein MNRNINNLLYTFCATLFISCGAISTENPCDPSSDTFLNTQLLKFLVNDTSSTCGGGAVENSCNVFKNGEAATIVLGQADFTDNSSFGTAPNQFRGVAGAVMDSQGGLWIADAYNSPADSRILHFPSPIQTNADADIILTANPLEARLIAMDLSGGLWVVAGTTGTGNKVVHYAPGMISGDSPDMMLGTGGSASGPNQLNNPYGVAVDPTDGGVWVADYFNNRVMHYQAPITNSMPADKALGVSGLSGAGSGPPSNTTINRPTGVAVDPAGNLWVAEYGNNRVLRFSPPFSTGMQANMVLGQPNFGTSGSGSGRFGLAGPNAVSIDSSGAVWVADTGNGRAVRFSPPFSSLGKGADAVLGKPDFNAGFNSAATAENAGGVVSVAAAPCGLWVMDSNNRRALFFP